In Tursiops truncatus isolate mTurTru1 chromosome 10, mTurTru1.mat.Y, whole genome shotgun sequence, the sequence AGGAACGATGCAGCTGAGACAGGTTTGGGGAGCCGTACCCTGGGACGTGTAGGCGCACAGTCCAAACCGGAGAGCATCGGTGCCACACTCAGGGATCCCCGCCGGGAAATCTGCCTTCTGCGGGGAAGGAGTGAGCGTCCTGAGCCAGCCTCACCTGCCTTCTGCCCAAACCCCAGCCCCGGGCCCACCCTCTGTACCTGCCCTTCTTTAGCCTTTTCCACCTCGCTGGGATCCAGGTTGCTGTTCAGTAACTGGTCGTGGAGGCCCTGAGGGTGAGGTGGGAGTAGTCAGAGGCCCGCGGCCACCACCCCACAGCCCTTCCCGGCCTGAGCCCGCGTCCAGCCCCACCTGCAGAGAGACTCCGTGGATAACGTCCAGGGGGTCAATGACGTTGCCTAGAGACTTGCTCATCTTCCGGCCGTGGGCATCCCGCACGATGGCGTGGAGGTAGACCtgtgaggcagggaagggaaggcctGTGGGGATGTCTCCCCACCTAGACCCCAATGCCTGTCCCCCTACCCCTACCTCTGGTCTGCCCTCCTCTGAACCTCAGGCCCCTCGGTGTCCCTGCCAGCCCCTTCAGTGCCTTCGTGTGAATTAGAAGTGCTCCCTCCTCTAGGAAACTGGGGTGCAGAATCACCTAGTAGGGCCCAGGTGGCTTTGAGACCCTACAAGCCTCCTTGGCCAGGCCCACCCACAGCTGCCCGGGTGAGGGAGGGGACAGTGGGAGGGGTCTCAGCAGTCTCCACACCTCTCTGAAGGGCAGCCTGCCAGTGAGCTTCAGGCCAAGCATGACCATCCTGGCCACCCAGAAGAAGAGGATATCGTGGCCCGTCTCCAGCAGCGTCCCCGGGTAGAACACACTCAGATCTTCCGACTGGGGGCAGAGCAGGGCGTGAGTGACGGGGAGCCAGGCACCCACCCCCAcgactcccaccccaccctgcgcTGGCCCCGGGAATGTACCTGGCTGGGCCAGCCCAGgatggagaaggggaagaggcCAGAGGAGAACCAGGTGTCCAGTACGTCTTCATCTGAGGGGGGCCAGAGGTCAGACGGGGTGGAGGAGAGGATCAgcccccactgcccccaccccaaggCCCCGCCTTGCCTTGCTGGAGACTGATCTTGTCCGGGGACACTCCGAACTCCTCGGCTGCCTTCTCCAGAGCCTCGGCCTTGGTGCGCCCGCTCACCCAGTACCGCCCATCAGGGTCCTGCCACAGGTGGAGTGAGTATCCAATGGGGCACCTCTGCCTGTCCCCCCACCAAGATCCAATGAACCCAGAGCCCCCTCGAGGTGTGCCAGTACCCAGCCCTGGCCCGGTTCTCACCTCCCCTGGGGGTACAGCTGGGTCACTGACAGTGACGAAATAGGCTGGAATGCGATGGCCCCACCACAGCTGCCGGGAGATGCACCAGTCCCTGCAAGtggcagggggaggagagggaatgaaggaagggcaggaggtgCCCGGCCTCTGCCCCGCTCGGCCCCTTGCCCAGTCGCCATCCCCACATCGAGGGGCCTGACGCACCTGATGTTGTCCATCCAGGCATGCCATGTGCGTTGATGGGCCTCGGGCAGGATGCGGAGGTCGCCCCGTGTCACAGCAGCGCTGGCGGCCTGGGCCATCTCCCCACAGCGCACGTACCACTGCGGCCGCAGGAGAGGCTCCACCACATCCTTGGAGCGGCTGCAGGTACGTGTGGGTGGGGAAGCTGGGTGGTGAGCACCCCGAGAAACCCGTCCCCGCCCccttccctggcctccaccctcaCTTGCAAAGTGGCACCACCATGGGGTTGTCCTCAGTGCCACGGAACAATCCCCGCTCCTTCAGCGCCGCCAACACTGCCTTTCTGGCCTCAAACCTGGGCAGGCCCTGGATGTGAGACAGGTTCTGTCACGGCCGTGCCAGGTACCCCGCCGTCTCCTGAGCCAGCCACCACGCCCCAGGCAGTCTCACCAGGAAAGGTGGGGGCACGTTGACAAGGGCCCCTTGGGCGTCCATGATGCTGATGGCCTCCAGCCCATGCCGCTGCCCAACCTCATAGTCATTCTGGTCGTGTGCAGGGGTGATCTTCACCGCGCCTGGGGTGTGCGCCGGGGTGCCAGGGTCACGAGGGACTCAGAAGAGTCTCTGCCCACACGCACCCCCCCTTTTGCCGACGGATGTGGCTCTCAGACCACCCctgtcccccatcccccccacacAGTCCCCTGAGAAGCAGCCCAACTCCTGCCTGCTCAGGtgaagcttatttttttctttgaaagggGAGACGGACAGCAGGAGTGTGCCTCGtggctccttcctctccccacaggaCAGCCCCGTGCTCACCTGTGCCGAACTCCATGTCCACGAAATCATCGAAGATGATGGGGAGGCTCCGAGGCACGAACGGGTGGGTCACGCTCTTCCCCTTcaggtgctggggacagagggagaTGCCGAAAACGCACGAAGGGCTGGGCCCGCCTCCCTCCTACGCAGGGTCCTGGCTTTCTAACACCCAAATTCCATCTACACGTCCAGAAAACAGCCAGCAGATGAGTTTCTGATCCAATTTCTCTCATCAGCTGGGGGCTCAGCACCCATCCCCCCACGTAGCGTGGGGGCCGCTTCAGCCAGCATTCATCCCCCGACTGCGGGCAGCACACCGCCGCACCTGGTATCTGGGGTCTTTGGGGTGCACGGCTACGGCCACGTCTCCCAGCATCGTCTCAATCCGAGTTGTTGCCACCAGCACCTCCTCGTCGCTGTCTGGGGTGACAGGAGGCCTTGTGGGCTCAGCGCTGGgcccttcccaccccccagccaACCCAGCCCAGGACCCTGGTGCCCCTGGCTCCTACCTGAGCCTTGGACCTTGTAAGCAAAGGAGACGAGGACCCCAAACTCCACCTTCTCCTTGTAGCCAGGCACAGAGAGCAGTGTGCGGCCTGTCAACTCCTTCTTATCCACCTGTGAGGCGGAGATTAAGAAGAGTGGCCCAGGGGCTgagggtggagatggggagagccgggggagggaaggggcacaCCTCGATGTCCGAGATGGCAGAGTTGAGGGTGCAGGACCAGTTGACAAGGCGGGTACTACGGTAGATGACTCCTTCCTCATGGAGCTGGACAAAGGCCTCCGTCACGGCTGCTGACAGTTTCTAGGGGGGAATAGAGATGGGCCAGAGATGGGCCTTGGTGTCAAGGCAGCAGGGGCCAGTGAGACCCGGCTGGCCCAGAGCCCCACTGCCCGGCACACAGACCCCTTTAGGGGCTAGAGGAGAGAAGTACTTTTCTTGAGGGGGAGAGGGCACTATGGGAACACAGATTGGCAACAGCCTGGTGATACTGTAGATGGCAGGGAAACCACTCAGCTAGGGACAGGTGCTAATGCAGAAAATCCTGGGGTtcaggctccaggggagggtgaGGCCCCACCATGTGCCACTGGAAGGAATCTGAGCTCCTAAGGTAGGTGACAGGTAACACAAAGGGCCATGACACGGGGTAGAAAGTGGCATTTGCAGCTGAGCCCTAGTGGTTTCCTATGAGTGGGCCACCTCTTGGGGGAGGGCCCTGGGCATATGCTCTCTTCCGTGGGGAGCTTCCTACTCCTACCCCAGCCCCGAGACCCGCCCCTATTCCTACTCACAGGATCCATGGTGAAACAGGCTCGATTCCAGTCCAAGGAGCTGCCAAGCTTTTTCAGCTGGTGGTAAATCCGGTCACCTTTCCTGGAAGTGGACAGAAAGGCCAGGATCAGCATTCAGGCCTGGGCTGGAGGGAAACACCAGGCAGCTAATGGGGCAGAATATGGGGATCACTCATCCCTCTGAAACGGACGTTGTCCCTGGGGCCAAATGACCCTCAGCCTCTGTGGGAGGGTCTGACCCTGCAGCCAGGGTTGCAGGTGACAGAGATCTTATCTGGACAGGGGACAGGGAGGCAGGGCTGTGATGTCTGCAGGGACGCTGCACTCACTCCTCCTTCCACTTCCAGACCTCCCGCAGAAAGGCCTCTCGGCCCAGCTGGTGCCGACTCAGTCCCTGCTCCCGCCAGAGTTTCTTCTCCACCACCACCTGGGTGGCAATGCCCGCGTGGTCACAGCCAGGATTCCACAGGGTGGTCTCCCCGCGCATGCGGTGCCTGTGGGAGGAGCACGGAGGAGCAGAGGTGAGCAGGCAGTAGAGCTGCCCCGAAGGAAGAAAGGACTCCAGGCAGGCAGTCGGTGAACTTGAGAAAGAGAGGGGCGATGGGGCAGGACTCTCCCAACTCTAAAATCACTGTCAGACAGAGATGTGTGAGGACAGCCAAGGCAATTTGGCAAAAGGACAAAGAGGAGGCTCTCGCCCAGCTAGATATCAACACATGTGAGAAAGTTACGATTATTAAAAGAAGTTTTCACAGGAACTAGGAACAAAGTTatagattaagaaaacaaaacagtgactGGAAACAGATTCAAGCATATTTAGTATTTGTTAAAGGTGGCATTTCAtatcagtggagaaaggacaaacTATTCAATAAATTTGTTTGGGACACTAGCTAATTGGTTGAAAAAATCGCCCTACTTCCCCAaagccacaaaaataaacttatttactttaaaataaatctaaatttagTTTAATTCTAatttagttaaaaagaaaaaccgccaactttaaaaaacaaaactataagaaAAGCATTAGAAAATGGTATcgtttccaaaaattaaaaaaaagaagaaaataataggtGATCGATCATGTTTGTAACTTGGAGGCAAGAGAGATTTTCTTTAACAAGACAGTAAACATTAAGTCAAAGAACATTGGTAAACTGACTAGGTTAAAACATAAAACCTCAGAACAATAAAATCTCTGAGTTGAAATTCAAGGACTAGACTATTTTGGAGAAAATGACTGAAAGCTAGTAATATTTCAGGGAATTAATCAGGGGATGaattagagaaagagagatggtaGTATCGTGAGTCTTCACCTACCGTATTCTGGTACAAGTGAATGCAGTTTACTCTTAATCAAGCTCTGGGCTGATGTGGCCCATGAAGCATTAAACtgtaatgaactttttttttttttttttgcggtacgcgggcctctcactgctgtggcctctcccgttgcggagcacaggctcgggacgcgcaggctcagtggtcatggctcacagggccagccgctccacggcatgtgggatcttcccggaccggggcacgaacccgtgtcccctgcaacggcaggcggactctcaaccactgcgccaccagggaagcccctgtaatgaACTTTTTGGTGACCTTTGAGAAGTACATTTTAAAGTaggagagaggggcttccctggtggcgcagtggttgagagtccgcctgccaatgcaggggacatgggttcgtaccccggtccgggaagatcccacatgccgcggagcggctgcacccgtgagccatggccgctgagcctgcgcatctggagcctgttgctctgcaacgggagaggccacaacagtgagaggcccgcgtaccgcaaaaaacaaaaccaaaaaatgatacatgttaatgggacttccctagtggtgcagtggttaagaatctgtctgccaatgcagcagacagacacgggttcgagctggtctgggaagatcccacatgccgtggagcaactaagcccgtgcgccacaactgctgagcccgcgtaccacaactactgaagccaacgtgcctagagcccatgctccacaataagagaagccactgcaatgaggagcctgcgcagcacaacaaagagtagcccccaactgctgcaactagagaaagcccatgtgcagcaatgaagaccccacacagccaaaaattaactaattaatttttaaaaatgataatgtttaaaaaaagagtgggggAGAGAAAATTACTGTAGAAATACAGTAACGCTGTGTTCATACGTTATTTTCAATGACTCATCAAACTGCATTATATCCATTACTTTATCAGTCTGTTTACCCCCACTGGGTTTAGATCTCCTTGGGGACAGGACTGTAGCAACTCCATTCTCTTACAGATCACAGACATTCTTATATGCTGTAATGGATATGAACATTTTCTGACCTTTTCAAGATGTTGTTAAACAATACTATTAAAGAAATCAAGCATGAGAgaggaagataaaaatattatttcactaaaAGTGTCTCTTGGGGAGCATATAAattgggccaaaaaaaaaaaatcaataaaatgtcatggatatttgTAGAAAAACACCTTATTCTCTgctagaagaaaaaggaaaaaacacaggtAGACAGTcacttttgcttcatttttatgtCTTACTGGTGGAGATACCTATGGCTGTTATTTCACGTTATCTGTGATTCTAAAACACTGACGTGAATCTAGTCCAGTTAAGTAATGGGAGTTTCTAATATTTGATTTAAACCATGCTCATTAGAAAAAACTGTGAGCTCAAGTGTTCCGTAAGAAGTGTTAAACGTTTCCTCACGTAAACAATCTGGCTGTTGTATGTATTTAACACAACTCTGCTTTTCCAACTCTTCATTCCTTGCAAAATGCTAAGTCGGACGTATCCCAGTGCCCTGAGCAGAGCTGGCACATGGTTATGTCCTGTAAATATTTTTGACCAATTAATTGAGCTAAGTAGGACACTAGAAAAacttctcaaaatttaaaatataataaataaacccTAGTTTCAATAGataaaatgctgttttaaaatattttttaaaagaaattcgtCACCTGAAATATTAGCCTTTGTGGTTGTTAACTagtcaaaatattaacagtgggggaaaaaagtcaactgctagaacaggagaaaatgtttataacatatataacaacaacaaaaaaaatcaatagccaAAATGTATACATACACTCTATAAAGACTCTTCTAATGAAACaactaaaaaagtaaacaaacaaacaaagaacaacaGAAAGATGGGCAAACAACAGGTTCAGACAATACATATAAAGAGAAACCTGACTGGCCAGGATACATGAAGAGACACAGCCTCACTAGTAATCAGCAGTAACAGAAATACCATTTTTCccccatcagattggcaaaacaAAGACAGATAATGTCCAGGGTTGGCAGGGGCACACCTCACATGCAACTCATGGAGTATAAACTGGTAAAGCCGTTTTGGAGGGCAACTTGCCAGCTTCTATTTGTACTCAATAAAGGCAGGCCCCTTGGACACAGAGATTTCACTTCTTGGTATCTACGCCAGAGATATGCTTCCACAGGAGCTTGAGAAAGCATGTATAGGAAATGTGCATTCCAGCAGTTTTCAACAGAGAAAAATTAGGAACATTCATTAATAAAAAGTGAcaccagggctcccctggtggtgcagtggttgagagtccgcctgccgatgcaggggacacgggttcgtgccccggtccgggaagatcccacatgccgcggcgtggctgggcccgtgagccatggccgctgagtctgcgcgtgtctggggcctgtgctccgcaacgggagagggcacagcagtgagaggcccgcgtaccaaaaaaaaaaaaaaaaaagtgacaccaTTATATAAGGCCACACTAAGGAGCAATGAGGAGAATCAAGTCAGTCCACATATAAGGATGAGGAAAAATCTCTAGATAAACTGTTAGGAgtaagaaaaaagttataaaataacaaGTTTGGTGTGAGCCCTTTatgttacagaaaagaaaaacccatTTACCAAAAGGAAAACTACACATTTCTATGGGTACATGTACATGTAAGCAAATAGGAAAGATCTGGAAAGATACACATCCAAGTGATGACAATGCTGTGTGCTAATTCTTAGGAGGAAGTAAATCTGGAGGAGGGTGGTCAAAGAAActtgaagttttaaatttcttacaagaatatattcacatatttcttgctaaattcaaaataatgttatttttagtGGCAAGAGAAGAGAGTCTGCAAGTGGAAGTGCTGGTTACTTGACCAGGAGAGGATGCTAAGTCATCAGATGGGAGTGACCCAGAGAGAAGTGTAGCACCACCAGGGGACAGAGCTGAGGGCCCCAGTCGGCAAAGAGAAGGGAACCACAGGAGTGTGGAGccagagaaggcagagggaaCCAGTTGGAGGGGAGGACGGGAGCTCACCATCGGGTCAGGGAGTCCTGGATGGCGTTGGTGAGCGCGTGGCCCAGGTGCAGAGAGCCTGTCACGTTGGGGGGTGGAATGCACATCATGAAGATGCCCCGAGGATTTGGTGCTGACACACTGGAACGCTGACGGGGAGGAAGGATGGGTACTTACTAAGGCCTCATGTCACCTCTTCTGGTCCGCTCCCAGGCAATGTATCCTTCAGCCCTGTccttccccgcccccatcccctccAGGCCTGGGCAGCAGTGCCCACTCACCCCATACTCGGGCCTGAAGAAGCCCTGCTGCTCCCACCAAGGGTACCAGGCAGCCTCCACATACTGAGGGCTGTAGGAGTCAGGCATGGTGCCACTGACAtctgagggggaggaagggaagg encodes:
- the VARS1 gene encoding valine--tRNA ligase isoform X3 gives rise to the protein MAALAALGRALSPLEEWLRLHTYLAGEAPTLADLAAVTALLLPFRYVLDPSARRIWGNVTRWFITCVQQPEFRAVLGEVAVYSGARPLSQQPGSEVPAPPKTAAQLKKEAKKREKLEKFQQKQKVQQQQPPPAEQKKPKPEKREKRDPGVITYDLPTPPGEKKDVSGTMPDSYSPQYVEAAWYPWWEQQGFFRPEYGRSSVSAPNPRGIFMMCIPPPNVTGSLHLGHALTNAIQDSLTRWHRMRGETTLWNPGCDHAGIATQVVVEKKLWREQGLSRHQLGREAFLREVWKWKEEKGDRIYHQLKKLGSSLDWNRACFTMDPKLSAAVTEAFVQLHEEGVIYRSTRLVNWSCTLNSAISDIEVDKKELTGRTLLSVPGYKEKVEFGVLVSFAYKVQGSDSDEEVLVATTRIETMLGDVAVAVHPKDPRYQHLKGKSVTHPFVPRSLPIIFDDFVDMEFGTGAVKITPAHDQNDYEVGQRHGLEAISIMDAQGALVNVPPPFLGLPRFEARKAVLAALKERGLFRGTEDNPMVVPLCNRSKDVVEPLLRPQWYVRCGEMAQAASAAVTRGDLRILPEAHQRTWHAWMDNIRDWCISRQLWWGHRIPAYFVTVSDPAVPPGEDPDGRYWVSGRTKAEALEKAAEEFGVSPDKISLQQDEDVLDTWFSSGLFPFSILGWPSQSEDLSVFYPGTLLETGHDILFFWVARMVMLGLKLTGRLPFREVYLHAIVRDAHGRKMSKSLGNVIDPLDVIHGVSLQGLHDQLLNSNLDPSEVEKAKEGQKADFPAGIPECGTDALRFGLCAYTSQGRDINLDVNRILGYRHFCNKLWNATKFALRGLGKDFVPSPTSEPGGRGSLVDRWIRSRLTEAVRLSNQGFQAYDFPAATTAQYSFWLYELCDVYLECLKPVLSGVDQVAAEHARQTLYTCLDVGLRLLSPFMPFVTEELFQRLPRRTPQAPPSLCVTSYPEPSECSWKDPEAEGAFELALSITRAVRSLRADYNLTRIRPDCFLEVADEATGALASAVSGYVQTLASAGIVAVLALGASAPQGCAVALASDRCSVHLQLQGLVDPARELGKLQAKRSEAQRQAQRLRERRAASGYTVKVPLKVQEADEAKLQQTEAELRKVDEAISLFQKML
- the VARS1 gene encoding valine--tRNA ligase isoform X1, which gives rise to MSVLYVSPHPDAFPSLRALIAARYGEHGEGPGWGGAHPRICLQPPPTSRSPFPPPRLPALEQGPGGLWVWGATAVAQLLWPAGLGGPGGSRAAVLVQQWVSYADTELIPAACGATLPALGLRSSGQDPQAALAALGRALSPLEEWLRLHTYLAGEAPTLADLAAVTALLLPFRYVLDPSARRIWGNVTRWFITCVQQPEFRAVLGEVAVYSGARPLSQQPGSEVPAPPKTAAQLKKEAKKREKLEKFQQKQKVQQQQPPPAEQKKPKPEKREKRDPGVITYDLPTPPGEKKDVSGTMPDSYSPQYVEAAWYPWWEQQGFFRPEYGRSSVSAPNPRGIFMMCIPPPNVTGSLHLGHALTNAIQDSLTRWHRMRGETTLWNPGCDHAGIATQVVVEKKLWREQGLSRHQLGREAFLREVWKWKEEKGDRIYHQLKKLGSSLDWNRACFTMDPKLSAAVTEAFVQLHEEGVIYRSTRLVNWSCTLNSAISDIEVDKKELTGRTLLSVPGYKEKVEFGVLVSFAYKVQGSDSDEEVLVATTRIETMLGDVAVAVHPKDPRYQHLKGKSVTHPFVPRSLPIIFDDFVDMEFGTGAVKITPAHDQNDYEVGQRHGLEAISIMDAQGALVNVPPPFLGLPRFEARKAVLAALKERGLFRGTEDNPMVVPLCNRSKDVVEPLLRPQWYVRCGEMAQAASAAVTRGDLRILPEAHQRTWHAWMDNIRDWCISRQLWWGHRIPAYFVTVSDPAVPPGEDPDGRYWVSGRTKAEALEKAAEEFGVSPDKISLQQDEDVLDTWFSSGLFPFSILGWPSQSEDLSVFYPGTLLETGHDILFFWVARMVMLGLKLTGRLPFREVYLHAIVRDAHGRKMSKSLGNVIDPLDVIHGVSLQGLHDQLLNSNLDPSEVEKAKEGQKADFPAGIPECGTDALRFGLCAYTSQGRDINLDVNRILGYRHFCNKLWNATKFALRGLGKDFVPSPTSEPGGRGSLVDRWIRSRLTEAVRLSNQGFQAYDFPAATTAQYSFWLYELCDVYLECLKPVLSGVDQVAAEHARQTLYTCLDVGLRLLSPFMPFVTEELFQRLPRRTPQAPPSLCVTSYPEPSECSWKDPEAEGAFELALSITRAVRSLRADYNLTRIRPDCFLEVADEATGALASAVSGYVQTLASAGIVAVLALGASAPQGCAVALASDRCSVHLQLQGLVDPARELGKLQAKRSEAQRQAQRLRERRAASGYTVKVPLKVQEADEAKLQQTEAELRKVDEAISLFQKML
- the VARS1 gene encoding valine--tRNA ligase isoform X2, giving the protein MSVLYVSPHPDAFPSLRALIAARYGEHGEGPGWGGAHPRICLQPPPTSRSPFPPPRLPALEQGPGGLWVWGATAVAQLLWPAGLGGPGGSRAAVLVQQWVSYADTELIPAACGATLPALGLRSSGQDPQAALAALGRALSPLEEWLRLHTYLAGEAPTLADLAAVTALLLPFRYVLDPSARRIWGNVTRWFITCVQQPEFRAVLGEVAVYSGARPLSQQPGSEVPAPPKTAAQLKKEAKKREKLEKFQQKQKVQQQQPPPAEKKPKPEKREKRDPGVITYDLPTPPGEKKDVSGTMPDSYSPQYVEAAWYPWWEQQGFFRPEYGRSSVSAPNPRGIFMMCIPPPNVTGSLHLGHALTNAIQDSLTRWHRMRGETTLWNPGCDHAGIATQVVVEKKLWREQGLSRHQLGREAFLREVWKWKEEKGDRIYHQLKKLGSSLDWNRACFTMDPKLSAAVTEAFVQLHEEGVIYRSTRLVNWSCTLNSAISDIEVDKKELTGRTLLSVPGYKEKVEFGVLVSFAYKVQGSDSDEEVLVATTRIETMLGDVAVAVHPKDPRYQHLKGKSVTHPFVPRSLPIIFDDFVDMEFGTGAVKITPAHDQNDYEVGQRHGLEAISIMDAQGALVNVPPPFLGLPRFEARKAVLAALKERGLFRGTEDNPMVVPLCNRSKDVVEPLLRPQWYVRCGEMAQAASAAVTRGDLRILPEAHQRTWHAWMDNIRDWCISRQLWWGHRIPAYFVTVSDPAVPPGEDPDGRYWVSGRTKAEALEKAAEEFGVSPDKISLQQDEDVLDTWFSSGLFPFSILGWPSQSEDLSVFYPGTLLETGHDILFFWVARMVMLGLKLTGRLPFREVYLHAIVRDAHGRKMSKSLGNVIDPLDVIHGVSLQGLHDQLLNSNLDPSEVEKAKEGQKADFPAGIPECGTDALRFGLCAYTSQGRDINLDVNRILGYRHFCNKLWNATKFALRGLGKDFVPSPTSEPGGRGSLVDRWIRSRLTEAVRLSNQGFQAYDFPAATTAQYSFWLYELCDVYLECLKPVLSGVDQVAAEHARQTLYTCLDVGLRLLSPFMPFVTEELFQRLPRRTPQAPPSLCVTSYPEPSECSWKDPEAEGAFELALSITRAVRSLRADYNLTRIRPDCFLEVADEATGALASAVSGYVQTLASAGIVAVLALGASAPQGCAVALASDRCSVHLQLQGLVDPARELGKLQAKRSEAQRQAQRLRERRAASGYTVKVPLKVQEADEAKLQQTEAELRKVDEAISLFQKML